The Abyssibacter profundi genomic sequence CAAACCTCCCAAGTCTTTTTGTGAGACCATCTCTATCAATTGAAAGCCGATCTTTTGCTAATGAAACGCACAAAGAGATGATCGTAGGCTCAGGAAACAAGTGCAACACTATCCAAAAAGAGTGTTGCCATGTCATCCAGCTACCATCACCTGAGCCCAGAAGAGCGTGCGACCATCATGATTCAGCACGGCCAGGGCGCCACGCTTAGTTCCATCGCACGCCTGTTGGG encodes the following:
- a CDS encoding helix-turn-helix domain-containing protein, with the translated sequence MSSSYHHLSPEERATIMIQHGQGATLSSIARLLG